In a single window of the Canis lupus dingo isolate Sandy chromosome 18, ASM325472v2, whole genome shotgun sequence genome:
- the MARK2 gene encoding serine/threonine-protein kinase MARK2 isoform X7 produces MSSARTPLPTLNERDTEQPTLGHLDPKPTSKSNMLRGRNSAASADEQPHIGNYRLLKTIGKGNFAKVKLARHILTGKEVAVKIIDKTQLNSSSLQKLFREVRIMKVLNHPNIVKLFEVIETEKTLYLVMEYASGGEVFDYLVAHGRMKEKEARAKFRQIVSAVQYCHQKFIVHRDLKAENLLLDADMNIKIADFGFSNEFTFGNKLDTFCGSPPYAAPELFQGKKYDGPEVDVWSLGVILYTLVSGSLPFDGQNLKELRERVLRGKYRIPFYMSTDCENLLKKFLILNPSKRGTLEQIMKDRWMNVGHEDDELKPYVEPLPDYKDPRRTELMVSMGYTREEIQDSLVGQRYNEVMATYLLLGYKSSELEGDTITLKPRPSADLTNSSAPSPSHKVQRSVSANPKQRRFSDQAAGPAIPTSNSYSKKTQSNNAENKRPEEDRESGRKASSTAKVPASPLPGLERKKTTPTPSTNSVLSTSTNRSRNSPLLERASLGQASIQNGKDSLTMPGSRASTASASAAVSAARPRQHQKSMSASVHPNKATGLPPTDSNCEVPRPSTAPQRVPVASPSAHNISSSGGAPDRTNFPRGVSSRSTFHAGQLRQVRDQQNLPYGVTPASPSGNSQGRRGASGSIFSKFTSKFVRRNLSFRFARRNLNEPESKDRVETLRPHVVGGGGNDKEKEEFREAKPRSLRFTWSMKTTSSMEPNEMMREIRKVLDANSCQSELHEKYMLLCMHGTPGHENFVQWEMEVCKLPRLSLNGVRFKRISGTSMAFKNIASKIANELKL; encoded by the exons CCCACCTTGGGACACCTCGACCCCAAGCCCACCAGTAAGTCCAACATGCTGCGGGGCCGCAACTCAGCCGCCTCTGCTGACGAGCAGCCCCATATCGGCAACTACCGACTCCTTAAGACCATCGGCAAGGGCAACTTCGCCAAGGTGAAGCTGGCCCGGCACATCCTGACTGGGAAAGAG GTAGCTGTGAAGATCATTGACAAGACTCAACTGAACTCCTCCAGTCTCCAGAAA CTATTCCGCGAAGTAAGAATAATGAAGGTTTTGAATCATCCCAACATAG TTAAGTTATTTGAAGTGATTGAGACTGAGAAAACTCTATACCTTGTCATGGAGTATGCCAGTGGAG GAGAGGTGTTTGACTACCTGGTGGCTCATGgcaggatgaaagaaaaagaggctcGAGCCAAATTCCGCCAG atAGTGTCTGCTGTGCAGTACTGCCACCAGAAGTTCATTGTTCATAGAGACTTAAAG GCAGAAAACCTGCTCTTGGATGCTGATATGAACATCAAGATAGCAGACTTTGGCTTCAGCAACGAATTCACCTTTGGGAACAAGCTGGATACCTTCTGTGGCAGTCCCCCTTATGCTGCCCCAGAGCTCTTCCAGGGCAAAAAATATGATGGACCTGAGGTAGATGTGTGGAGCCTGGGAGTTATCCTGTATACACTGGTCAGTGGATCCCTGCCTTTTGATGGACAGAACCTCAAG GAGCTACGGGAGCGGGTCCTGAGGGGCAAATACCGCATTCCGTTCTACATGTCCACGGACTGTGAAAACCTGCTTAAGAAATTTCTCATTCTCAACCCCAGCAAGAGAGGCACTTTAGAG CAAATCATGAAAGATCGATGGATGAATGTGGGTCATGAAGATGATGAATTAAAGCCTTATGTGGAGCCACTCCCTGACTACAAGGACCCCCGGCGGACAG AATTGATGGTCTCCATGGGTTACACACGGGAAGAGATCCAAGACTCACTGGTGGGCCAGAGGTACAACGAGGTGATGGCTACTTACCTGCTCCTGGGCTACAAGAGCTCTGAG TTGGAAGGCGACACCATCACCTTGAAGCCCCGGCCTTCAGCTGATCTGACCAATAGCagtgccccttccccctcccacaaGGTACAGCGTAGTGTCTCAGCCAACCCCAAGCAACGACGCTTCAGTGACCAGG CAGCTGGTCCTGCCATTCCCACATCTAATTCCTACTCTAAGAAGACGCAGAGTAACAACGCAGAAAATAAGCGGCCTGAGGAAGACCGGGAGTCAGGGCGGAAGGCCAGTAGCACAGCCAAAGTGCCTGCCAGCCCGCTGCCCGGCCTGGAGAGGAAGAAGACCACCCCTACCCCCTCCACG AACAGCGTCCTCTCCACCAGCACAAATCGAAGCAGGAATTCCCCACTTTTGGAGAGGGCCAGCCTTGGCCAGGCCTCCATCCAGAATGGCAAAGACAG CCTAACCATGCCAGGGTCCCGGGCCTCCACGGCTTCTGCTTCTGCCGCAGTCTCTGCGGCCCGGCCCCGCCAGCACCAGAAATCCATGTCGGCCTCCGTGCACCCCAACAAGgccactgggctgccccccaCGGACAGTAACTGTGAGGTGCCGCGGCCCAG CACAGCCCCTCAACGTGTCCCTGTCGCCTCCCCCTCCGCCCACAACATCAGCAGCAGCGGTGGAGCCCCCGACCGAACTAATTTCCCCCGGGGTGTGTCCAGTCGAAGCACCTTCCATGCTGGGCAGCTCCGGCAGGTGCGGGACCAGCAGAATTTGCCCTATGGTGTgaccccagcctctccctctggcaACAGCCAGGGCCGGCGGGGGGCCTCAGGGAGCATCTTCAGCAAATTTACTTCCAAGTTTGTACGCAG aaatctgTCTTTCAGGTTTGCCAGAAG gaacctgaaTGAACCTGAAAGCAAAGACCGAGTGGAGACGCTCAG ACCTCACGTGGTGGGCGGTGGAGGCAAcgacaaagaaaaggaagagtttcGGGAGGCCAAACCGCGCTCACTACGCTTCACGTGGAGTATGAAGACCACCAGctccatggagcccaatgagatGATGCGGGAGATCCGCAAGGTGCTGGACGCGAACAGCTGCCAGAGTGAGCTGCACGAGAAGTACATGCTGCTGTGCATGCACGGCACGCCTGGCCACGAGAACTTCGTGCAGTGGGAGATGGAGGTGTGCAAACTGCCGCGGCTGTCTCTCAACGGTGTCCGATTTAAGCGGATATCGGGCACCTCCATGGCCTTCAAAAACATTGCCTCCAAAATAGCCAACGAGCTCAAGCTTTAA
- the MARK2 gene encoding serine/threonine-protein kinase MARK2 isoform X13 encodes MQKGLLDAVKEEGLKNLPQPHDLSAQPYPFLPSLSEPTLGHLDPKPTSKSNMLRGRNSAASADEQPHIGNYRLLKTIGKGNFAKVKLARHILTGKEVAVKIIDKTQLNSSSLQKLFREVRIMKVLNHPNIVKLFEVIETEKTLYLVMEYASGGEVFDYLVAHGRMKEKEARAKFRQIVSAVQYCHQKFIVHRDLKAENLLLDADMNIKIADFGFSNEFTFGNKLDTFCGSPPYAAPELFQGKKYDGPEVDVWSLGVILYTLVSGSLPFDGQNLKELRERVLRGKYRIPFYMSTDCENLLKKFLILNPSKRGTLEQIMKDRWMNVGHEDDELKPYVEPLPDYKDPRRTELMVSMGYTREEIQDSLVGQRYNEVMATYLLLGYKSSELEGDTITLKPRPSADLTNSSAPSPSHKVQRSVSANPKQRRFSDQAAGPAIPTSNSYSKKTQSNNAENKRPEEDRESGRKASSTAKVPASPLPGLERKKTTPTPSTNSVLSTSTNRSRNSPLLERASLGQASIQNGKDSTAPQRVPVASPSAHNISSSGGAPDRTNFPRGVSSRSTFHAGQLRQVRDQQNLPYGVTPASPSGNSQGRRGASGSIFSKFTSKFVRRNLSFRFARRPHVVGGGGNDKEKEEFREAKPRSLRFTWSMKTTSSMEPNEMMREIRKVLDANSCQSELHEKYMLLCMHGTPGHENFVQWEMEVCKLPRLSLNGVRFKRISGTSMAFKNIASKIANELKL; translated from the exons ATGCAAAAAGGTCTCCTGGATGCAGTGAAGGAGGAAGGGTTAAAGAACTTGCCACAGCCACATGACTTGTCAGCTCAGCCATACCCATTTCTCCCCAGCCTCTCGGAG CCCACCTTGGGACACCTCGACCCCAAGCCCACCAGTAAGTCCAACATGCTGCGGGGCCGCAACTCAGCCGCCTCTGCTGACGAGCAGCCCCATATCGGCAACTACCGACTCCTTAAGACCATCGGCAAGGGCAACTTCGCCAAGGTGAAGCTGGCCCGGCACATCCTGACTGGGAAAGAG GTAGCTGTGAAGATCATTGACAAGACTCAACTGAACTCCTCCAGTCTCCAGAAA CTATTCCGCGAAGTAAGAATAATGAAGGTTTTGAATCATCCCAACATAG TTAAGTTATTTGAAGTGATTGAGACTGAGAAAACTCTATACCTTGTCATGGAGTATGCCAGTGGAG GAGAGGTGTTTGACTACCTGGTGGCTCATGgcaggatgaaagaaaaagaggctcGAGCCAAATTCCGCCAG atAGTGTCTGCTGTGCAGTACTGCCACCAGAAGTTCATTGTTCATAGAGACTTAAAG GCAGAAAACCTGCTCTTGGATGCTGATATGAACATCAAGATAGCAGACTTTGGCTTCAGCAACGAATTCACCTTTGGGAACAAGCTGGATACCTTCTGTGGCAGTCCCCCTTATGCTGCCCCAGAGCTCTTCCAGGGCAAAAAATATGATGGACCTGAGGTAGATGTGTGGAGCCTGGGAGTTATCCTGTATACACTGGTCAGTGGATCCCTGCCTTTTGATGGACAGAACCTCAAG GAGCTACGGGAGCGGGTCCTGAGGGGCAAATACCGCATTCCGTTCTACATGTCCACGGACTGTGAAAACCTGCTTAAGAAATTTCTCATTCTCAACCCCAGCAAGAGAGGCACTTTAGAG CAAATCATGAAAGATCGATGGATGAATGTGGGTCATGAAGATGATGAATTAAAGCCTTATGTGGAGCCACTCCCTGACTACAAGGACCCCCGGCGGACAG AATTGATGGTCTCCATGGGTTACACACGGGAAGAGATCCAAGACTCACTGGTGGGCCAGAGGTACAACGAGGTGATGGCTACTTACCTGCTCCTGGGCTACAAGAGCTCTGAG TTGGAAGGCGACACCATCACCTTGAAGCCCCGGCCTTCAGCTGATCTGACCAATAGCagtgccccttccccctcccacaaGGTACAGCGTAGTGTCTCAGCCAACCCCAAGCAACGACGCTTCAGTGACCAGG CAGCTGGTCCTGCCATTCCCACATCTAATTCCTACTCTAAGAAGACGCAGAGTAACAACGCAGAAAATAAGCGGCCTGAGGAAGACCGGGAGTCAGGGCGGAAGGCCAGTAGCACAGCCAAAGTGCCTGCCAGCCCGCTGCCCGGCCTGGAGAGGAAGAAGACCACCCCTACCCCCTCCACG AACAGCGTCCTCTCCACCAGCACAAATCGAAGCAGGAATTCCCCACTTTTGGAGAGGGCCAGCCTTGGCCAGGCCTCCATCCAGAATGGCAAAGACAG CACAGCCCCTCAACGTGTCCCTGTCGCCTCCCCCTCCGCCCACAACATCAGCAGCAGCGGTGGAGCCCCCGACCGAACTAATTTCCCCCGGGGTGTGTCCAGTCGAAGCACCTTCCATGCTGGGCAGCTCCGGCAGGTGCGGGACCAGCAGAATTTGCCCTATGGTGTgaccccagcctctccctctggcaACAGCCAGGGCCGGCGGGGGGCCTCAGGGAGCATCTTCAGCAAATTTACTTCCAAGTTTGTACGCAG aaatctgTCTTTCAGGTTTGCCAGAAG ACCTCACGTGGTGGGCGGTGGAGGCAAcgacaaagaaaaggaagagtttcGGGAGGCCAAACCGCGCTCACTACGCTTCACGTGGAGTATGAAGACCACCAGctccatggagcccaatgagatGATGCGGGAGATCCGCAAGGTGCTGGACGCGAACAGCTGCCAGAGTGAGCTGCACGAGAAGTACATGCTGCTGTGCATGCACGGCACGCCTGGCCACGAGAACTTCGTGCAGTGGGAGATGGAGGTGTGCAAACTGCCGCGGCTGTCTCTCAACGGTGTCCGATTTAAGCGGATATCGGGCACCTCCATGGCCTTCAAAAACATTGCCTCCAAAATAGCCAACGAGCTCAAGCTTTAA
- the MARK2 gene encoding serine/threonine-protein kinase MARK2 isoform X1: MQKGLLDAVKEEGLKNLPQPHDLSAQPYPFLPSLSEPTLGHLDPKPTSKSNMLRGRNSAASADEQPHIGNYRLLKTIGKGNFAKVKLARHILTGKEVAVKIIDKTQLNSSSLQKLFREVRIMKVLNHPNIVKLFEVIETEKTLYLVMEYASGGEVFDYLVAHGRMKEKEARAKFRQIVSAVQYCHQKFIVHRDLKAENLLLDADMNIKIADFGFSNEFTFGNKLDTFCGSPPYAAPELFQGKKYDGPEVDVWSLGVILYTLVSGSLPFDGQNLKELRERVLRGKYRIPFYMSTDCENLLKKFLILNPSKRGTLEQIMKDRWMNVGHEDDELKPYVEPLPDYKDPRRTELMVSMGYTREEIQDSLVGQRYNEVMATYLLLGYKSSELEGDTITLKPRPSADLTNSSAPSPSHKVQRSVSANPKQRRFSDQAAGPAIPTSNSYSKKTQSNNAENKRPEEDRESGRKASSTAKVPASPLPGLERKKTTPTPSTNSVLSTSTNRSRNSPLLERASLGQASIQNGKDSLTMPGSRASTASASAAVSAARPRQHQKSMSASVHPNKATGLPPTDSNCEVPRPSTAPQRVPVASPSAHNISSSGGAPDRTNFPRGVSSRSTFHAGQLRQVRDQQNLPYGVTPASPSGNSQGRRGASGSIFSKFTSKFVRRNLSFRFARRNLNEPESKDRVETLRPHVVGGGGNDKEKEEFREAKPRSLRFTWSMKTTSSMEPNEMMREIRKVLDANSCQSELHEKYMLLCMHGTPGHENFVQWEMEVCKLPRLSLNGVRFKRISGTSMAFKNIASKIANELKL; this comes from the exons ATGCAAAAAGGTCTCCTGGATGCAGTGAAGGAGGAAGGGTTAAAGAACTTGCCACAGCCACATGACTTGTCAGCTCAGCCATACCCATTTCTCCCCAGCCTCTCGGAG CCCACCTTGGGACACCTCGACCCCAAGCCCACCAGTAAGTCCAACATGCTGCGGGGCCGCAACTCAGCCGCCTCTGCTGACGAGCAGCCCCATATCGGCAACTACCGACTCCTTAAGACCATCGGCAAGGGCAACTTCGCCAAGGTGAAGCTGGCCCGGCACATCCTGACTGGGAAAGAG GTAGCTGTGAAGATCATTGACAAGACTCAACTGAACTCCTCCAGTCTCCAGAAA CTATTCCGCGAAGTAAGAATAATGAAGGTTTTGAATCATCCCAACATAG TTAAGTTATTTGAAGTGATTGAGACTGAGAAAACTCTATACCTTGTCATGGAGTATGCCAGTGGAG GAGAGGTGTTTGACTACCTGGTGGCTCATGgcaggatgaaagaaaaagaggctcGAGCCAAATTCCGCCAG atAGTGTCTGCTGTGCAGTACTGCCACCAGAAGTTCATTGTTCATAGAGACTTAAAG GCAGAAAACCTGCTCTTGGATGCTGATATGAACATCAAGATAGCAGACTTTGGCTTCAGCAACGAATTCACCTTTGGGAACAAGCTGGATACCTTCTGTGGCAGTCCCCCTTATGCTGCCCCAGAGCTCTTCCAGGGCAAAAAATATGATGGACCTGAGGTAGATGTGTGGAGCCTGGGAGTTATCCTGTATACACTGGTCAGTGGATCCCTGCCTTTTGATGGACAGAACCTCAAG GAGCTACGGGAGCGGGTCCTGAGGGGCAAATACCGCATTCCGTTCTACATGTCCACGGACTGTGAAAACCTGCTTAAGAAATTTCTCATTCTCAACCCCAGCAAGAGAGGCACTTTAGAG CAAATCATGAAAGATCGATGGATGAATGTGGGTCATGAAGATGATGAATTAAAGCCTTATGTGGAGCCACTCCCTGACTACAAGGACCCCCGGCGGACAG AATTGATGGTCTCCATGGGTTACACACGGGAAGAGATCCAAGACTCACTGGTGGGCCAGAGGTACAACGAGGTGATGGCTACTTACCTGCTCCTGGGCTACAAGAGCTCTGAG TTGGAAGGCGACACCATCACCTTGAAGCCCCGGCCTTCAGCTGATCTGACCAATAGCagtgccccttccccctcccacaaGGTACAGCGTAGTGTCTCAGCCAACCCCAAGCAACGACGCTTCAGTGACCAGG CAGCTGGTCCTGCCATTCCCACATCTAATTCCTACTCTAAGAAGACGCAGAGTAACAACGCAGAAAATAAGCGGCCTGAGGAAGACCGGGAGTCAGGGCGGAAGGCCAGTAGCACAGCCAAAGTGCCTGCCAGCCCGCTGCCCGGCCTGGAGAGGAAGAAGACCACCCCTACCCCCTCCACG AACAGCGTCCTCTCCACCAGCACAAATCGAAGCAGGAATTCCCCACTTTTGGAGAGGGCCAGCCTTGGCCAGGCCTCCATCCAGAATGGCAAAGACAG CCTAACCATGCCAGGGTCCCGGGCCTCCACGGCTTCTGCTTCTGCCGCAGTCTCTGCGGCCCGGCCCCGCCAGCACCAGAAATCCATGTCGGCCTCCGTGCACCCCAACAAGgccactgggctgccccccaCGGACAGTAACTGTGAGGTGCCGCGGCCCAG CACAGCCCCTCAACGTGTCCCTGTCGCCTCCCCCTCCGCCCACAACATCAGCAGCAGCGGTGGAGCCCCCGACCGAACTAATTTCCCCCGGGGTGTGTCCAGTCGAAGCACCTTCCATGCTGGGCAGCTCCGGCAGGTGCGGGACCAGCAGAATTTGCCCTATGGTGTgaccccagcctctccctctggcaACAGCCAGGGCCGGCGGGGGGCCTCAGGGAGCATCTTCAGCAAATTTACTTCCAAGTTTGTACGCAG aaatctgTCTTTCAGGTTTGCCAGAAG gaacctgaaTGAACCTGAAAGCAAAGACCGAGTGGAGACGCTCAG ACCTCACGTGGTGGGCGGTGGAGGCAAcgacaaagaaaaggaagagtttcGGGAGGCCAAACCGCGCTCACTACGCTTCACGTGGAGTATGAAGACCACCAGctccatggagcccaatgagatGATGCGGGAGATCCGCAAGGTGCTGGACGCGAACAGCTGCCAGAGTGAGCTGCACGAGAAGTACATGCTGCTGTGCATGCACGGCACGCCTGGCCACGAGAACTTCGTGCAGTGGGAGATGGAGGTGTGCAAACTGCCGCGGCTGTCTCTCAACGGTGTCCGATTTAAGCGGATATCGGGCACCTCCATGGCCTTCAAAAACATTGCCTCCAAAATAGCCAACGAGCTCAAGCTTTAA
- the MARK2 gene encoding serine/threonine-protein kinase MARK2 isoform X9, whose translation MLRGRNSAASADEQPHIGNYRLLKTIGKGNFAKVKLARHILTGKEVAVKIIDKTQLNSSSLQKLFREVRIMKVLNHPNIVKLFEVIETEKTLYLVMEYASGGEVFDYLVAHGRMKEKEARAKFRQIVSAVQYCHQKFIVHRDLKAENLLLDADMNIKIADFGFSNEFTFGNKLDTFCGSPPYAAPELFQGKKYDGPEVDVWSLGVILYTLVSGSLPFDGQNLKELRERVLRGKYRIPFYMSTDCENLLKKFLILNPSKRGTLEQIMKDRWMNVGHEDDELKPYVEPLPDYKDPRRTELMVSMGYTREEIQDSLVGQRYNEVMATYLLLGYKSSELEGDTITLKPRPSADLTNSSAPSPSHKVQRSVSANPKQRRFSDQAAGPAIPTSNSYSKKTQSNNAENKRPEEDRESGRKASSTAKVPASPLPGLERKKTTPTPSTNSVLSTSTNRSRNSPLLERASLGQASIQNGKDSLTMPGSRASTASASAAVSAARPRQHQKSMSASVHPNKATGLPPTDSNCEVPRPSTAPQRVPVASPSAHNISSSGGAPDRTNFPRGVSSRSTFHAGQLRQVRDQQNLPYGVTPASPSGNSQGRRGASGSIFSKFTSKFVRRNLSFRFARRNLNEPESKDRVETLRPHVVGGGGNDKEKEEFREAKPRSLRFTWSMKTTSSMEPNEMMREIRKVLDANSCQSELHEKYMLLCMHGTPGHENFVQWEMEVCKLPRLSLNGVRFKRISGTSMAFKNIASKIANELKL comes from the exons ATGCTGCGGGGCCGCAACTCAGCCGCCTCTGCTGACGAGCAGCCCCATATCGGCAACTACCGACTCCTTAAGACCATCGGCAAGGGCAACTTCGCCAAGGTGAAGCTGGCCCGGCACATCCTGACTGGGAAAGAG GTAGCTGTGAAGATCATTGACAAGACTCAACTGAACTCCTCCAGTCTCCAGAAA CTATTCCGCGAAGTAAGAATAATGAAGGTTTTGAATCATCCCAACATAG TTAAGTTATTTGAAGTGATTGAGACTGAGAAAACTCTATACCTTGTCATGGAGTATGCCAGTGGAG GAGAGGTGTTTGACTACCTGGTGGCTCATGgcaggatgaaagaaaaagaggctcGAGCCAAATTCCGCCAG atAGTGTCTGCTGTGCAGTACTGCCACCAGAAGTTCATTGTTCATAGAGACTTAAAG GCAGAAAACCTGCTCTTGGATGCTGATATGAACATCAAGATAGCAGACTTTGGCTTCAGCAACGAATTCACCTTTGGGAACAAGCTGGATACCTTCTGTGGCAGTCCCCCTTATGCTGCCCCAGAGCTCTTCCAGGGCAAAAAATATGATGGACCTGAGGTAGATGTGTGGAGCCTGGGAGTTATCCTGTATACACTGGTCAGTGGATCCCTGCCTTTTGATGGACAGAACCTCAAG GAGCTACGGGAGCGGGTCCTGAGGGGCAAATACCGCATTCCGTTCTACATGTCCACGGACTGTGAAAACCTGCTTAAGAAATTTCTCATTCTCAACCCCAGCAAGAGAGGCACTTTAGAG CAAATCATGAAAGATCGATGGATGAATGTGGGTCATGAAGATGATGAATTAAAGCCTTATGTGGAGCCACTCCCTGACTACAAGGACCCCCGGCGGACAG AATTGATGGTCTCCATGGGTTACACACGGGAAGAGATCCAAGACTCACTGGTGGGCCAGAGGTACAACGAGGTGATGGCTACTTACCTGCTCCTGGGCTACAAGAGCTCTGAG TTGGAAGGCGACACCATCACCTTGAAGCCCCGGCCTTCAGCTGATCTGACCAATAGCagtgccccttccccctcccacaaGGTACAGCGTAGTGTCTCAGCCAACCCCAAGCAACGACGCTTCAGTGACCAGG CAGCTGGTCCTGCCATTCCCACATCTAATTCCTACTCTAAGAAGACGCAGAGTAACAACGCAGAAAATAAGCGGCCTGAGGAAGACCGGGAGTCAGGGCGGAAGGCCAGTAGCACAGCCAAAGTGCCTGCCAGCCCGCTGCCCGGCCTGGAGAGGAAGAAGACCACCCCTACCCCCTCCACG AACAGCGTCCTCTCCACCAGCACAAATCGAAGCAGGAATTCCCCACTTTTGGAGAGGGCCAGCCTTGGCCAGGCCTCCATCCAGAATGGCAAAGACAG CCTAACCATGCCAGGGTCCCGGGCCTCCACGGCTTCTGCTTCTGCCGCAGTCTCTGCGGCCCGGCCCCGCCAGCACCAGAAATCCATGTCGGCCTCCGTGCACCCCAACAAGgccactgggctgccccccaCGGACAGTAACTGTGAGGTGCCGCGGCCCAG CACAGCCCCTCAACGTGTCCCTGTCGCCTCCCCCTCCGCCCACAACATCAGCAGCAGCGGTGGAGCCCCCGACCGAACTAATTTCCCCCGGGGTGTGTCCAGTCGAAGCACCTTCCATGCTGGGCAGCTCCGGCAGGTGCGGGACCAGCAGAATTTGCCCTATGGTGTgaccccagcctctccctctggcaACAGCCAGGGCCGGCGGGGGGCCTCAGGGAGCATCTTCAGCAAATTTACTTCCAAGTTTGTACGCAG aaatctgTCTTTCAGGTTTGCCAGAAG gaacctgaaTGAACCTGAAAGCAAAGACCGAGTGGAGACGCTCAG ACCTCACGTGGTGGGCGGTGGAGGCAAcgacaaagaaaaggaagagtttcGGGAGGCCAAACCGCGCTCACTACGCTTCACGTGGAGTATGAAGACCACCAGctccatggagcccaatgagatGATGCGGGAGATCCGCAAGGTGCTGGACGCGAACAGCTGCCAGAGTGAGCTGCACGAGAAGTACATGCTGCTGTGCATGCACGGCACGCCTGGCCACGAGAACTTCGTGCAGTGGGAGATGGAGGTGTGCAAACTGCCGCGGCTGTCTCTCAACGGTGTCCGATTTAAGCGGATATCGGGCACCTCCATGGCCTTCAAAAACATTGCCTCCAAAATAGCCAACGAGCTCAAGCTTTAA